In Amycolatopsis sp. EV170708-02-1, the following are encoded in one genomic region:
- a CDS encoding fumarylacetoacetate hydrolase family protein codes for MRIANLDGRLVLVETVDGAELAVDVETLSDGRFSAVPHQVYQRWDEFRHWADGAARHGGAPIDQSRLGAPSPAPRQVFAIGLNYAEHVQESGSTMPADDPAVFTKFPSCITGPYGEIALPPHGHTDWEVELVAIIGRRAHHVSIEDALDHVAGYAIGQDISERILQMATRPPQFSLGKSLPGFGPIGPWLVTLDEFIDPNDLELGCSLNGEPVQLARTSELIFPVPALIAKLSEAVILLPGDVIFTGTPSGVGLGRTPQRWLRDGDVLTSHVEGIGELRHRFAVRRNA; via the coding sequence ATGCGCATCGCCAACCTCGACGGACGGCTGGTCCTCGTCGAAACCGTCGACGGCGCCGAACTGGCCGTCGACGTCGAGACGCTCAGCGACGGCCGGTTCAGCGCTGTCCCCCACCAGGTCTATCAACGCTGGGATGAATTCCGGCACTGGGCCGACGGTGCGGCCCGCCACGGCGGGGCACCGATCGACCAGTCGCGACTCGGCGCGCCGTCACCGGCCCCGCGCCAGGTGTTCGCGATCGGACTCAACTACGCGGAACACGTCCAGGAATCGGGAAGCACGATGCCGGCCGACGACCCGGCCGTGTTCACCAAGTTCCCCTCGTGCATCACCGGACCTTACGGCGAGATCGCGTTGCCGCCGCACGGCCATACCGACTGGGAGGTCGAACTCGTCGCGATCATCGGACGGCGGGCACACCACGTGTCGATCGAAGACGCGCTGGATCACGTCGCCGGCTATGCGATCGGACAGGACATCTCGGAACGGATCCTCCAGATGGCCACGCGGCCTCCCCAGTTCAGCCTCGGCAAGTCACTGCCCGGCTTCGGGCCGATCGGTCCCTGGCTCGTCACTCTCGACGAGTTCATCGATCCGAACGACCTCGAGCTGGGCTGCTCGCTCAACGGCGAACCCGTCCAGCTCGCCCGGACGAGCGAGTTGATCTTCCCGGTGCCCGCCCTGATCGCGAAGCTGTCCGAAGCCGTGATCCTCCTGCCCGGAGACGTGATCTTCACCGGCACTCCGTCGGGTGTGGGGCTCGGGAGGACACCGCAGCGGTGGCTCCGGGACGGTGACGTGCTCACCAGCCATGTCGAGGGCATCGGCGAGCTCCGGCATCGGTTCGCCGTCCGGCGGAATGCCTGA
- a CDS encoding HoxN/HupN/NixA family nickel/cobalt transporter: MTKQNRARVAGMAGFVLALHLLGWGLLLLAVVPGGYHIGPADVFGVGLGVTAYLLGARHAFDADHVAAIDNTTRKLMSEGRTAPTVGFWFALGHSTVVIGLCVLLVFGAQALAGPVADDGSALHNTTGVIGSLVSGMFLLLIGLVNLLALRHILRMVRRMRRGEYDDAELERRLDERGFLARLLRGVIGRIREPTHMYPLGFLFGLGFDTATEVSLLILAGGAAAGRLPWFAILTLPVLFTAGMTLFDGLNGFVMTYAYGWSYASPARKVYYNLVITGLSVAIALLIGGHQLVGLLAERLHVTDGPPAWIAGLDLGTLGFVIVGMFLLTWIAAVTVWRFGKVEQRWAPRSPAE; encoded by the coding sequence ATGACGAAACAGAACCGGGCGCGGGTCGCGGGGATGGCCGGCTTCGTCCTGGCGCTGCACCTGCTGGGGTGGGGTCTGCTGCTGCTCGCGGTCGTCCCCGGCGGCTATCACATCGGACCGGCGGACGTCTTCGGCGTGGGTCTCGGCGTCACCGCGTACCTTCTCGGCGCGAGGCACGCGTTCGACGCCGACCACGTCGCCGCGATCGACAACACCACGCGCAAGCTGATGTCCGAAGGCCGCACCGCTCCGACCGTCGGGTTCTGGTTCGCCCTCGGTCACTCCACCGTCGTCATCGGCCTGTGTGTGCTTCTCGTGTTCGGCGCGCAGGCGCTCGCCGGTCCGGTGGCCGACGACGGATCCGCGCTGCACAACACCACCGGAGTCATCGGCAGCCTGGTCTCCGGCATGTTCCTTCTGCTCATCGGGCTGGTCAACCTGCTCGCGCTGCGGCACATCCTGCGCATGGTGCGACGGATGCGGCGGGGTGAGTACGACGACGCCGAACTGGAGCGGCGGCTGGACGAACGCGGTTTCCTGGCCAGGCTGCTGCGCGGCGTGATCGGCAGGATCCGCGAACCGACACATATGTACCCGCTGGGGTTCCTGTTCGGGCTCGGATTCGACACCGCGACCGAGGTTTCGCTGCTGATCCTGGCCGGCGGTGCCGCGGCCGGCAGGCTGCCGTGGTTCGCCATCCTGACGCTCCCGGTCCTGTTCACCGCGGGCATGACCCTGTTCGACGGGCTGAACGGCTTCGTCATGACCTACGCCTATGGCTGGTCCTACGCCTCGCCCGCACGGAAGGTGTACTACAACCTGGTGATCACCGGGCTGTCCGTGGCCATCGCGCTTCTGATCGGCGGGCACCAGCTCGTCGGGCTACTGGCCGAGCGGCTGCACGTCACCGACGGCCCGCCGGCCTGGATCGCCGGACTGGACCTCGGCACGCTGGGCTTCGTCATCGTCGGGATGTTCCTGCTCACGTGGATCGCCGCGGTGACCGTATGGCGATTCGGCAAGGTCGAGCAGCGCTGGGCGCCCCGCTCCCCCGCGGAATGA
- a CDS encoding thioesterase II family protein — translation MKTVLSPLSTIDIEGGRRRTYLCFPPAGATVLCLRGIARFSVGCEVWGVEYPGRGEHLTEPPAESLGDLADRITQDILVHFGAERLSRTVLIGFSMGAFVAHEVAQRVHSRARTAPAALVVVGACAPQRRVPGRYAEMDAAEVERLLDRTGLTPAAGYRDSPELREYAVDLLLGDLRLMSEYAGPAKVMLSCPIVAIRGDDDPAFAAGEEEVRAWQAWTSGRFTGVAVPGGHLGILKPGREAEFWSCVRRPEPARQGAWR, via the coding sequence ATGAAGACTGTCCTCAGCCCACTGTCCACAATAGACATCGAGGGTGGCCGTCGCCGGACGTATCTGTGTTTTCCTCCCGCCGGGGCAACCGTTCTCTGTCTGCGCGGGATCGCCCGCTTCTCGGTCGGCTGCGAGGTATGGGGGGTGGAATACCCCGGGCGCGGCGAGCATCTGACCGAGCCGCCCGCGGAGTCGCTCGGAGATCTCGCCGACCGGATCACGCAGGACATTCTCGTCCACTTCGGAGCCGAAAGACTTTCGCGAACCGTCCTCATCGGATTCAGCATGGGCGCGTTCGTCGCACACGAGGTGGCCCAACGCGTCCATTCCCGGGCACGCACGGCACCGGCGGCGTTGGTGGTCGTGGGAGCGTGCGCGCCCCAGCGGCGTGTGCCGGGAAGGTACGCGGAGATGGACGCGGCCGAGGTGGAGCGGCTGCTCGACCGGACCGGGCTGACGCCCGCCGCCGGCTACCGGGACTCGCCCGAACTGCGGGAATACGCGGTGGATCTGCTGCTCGGTGATCTGCGGCTGATGAGCGAATATGCCGGCCCCGCGAAGGTGATGCTGTCCTGCCCGATCGTCGCGATCCGCGGCGACGACGACCCGGCCTTCGCGGCGGGCGAGGAGGAAGTCCGGGCGTGGCAAGCATGGACGTCCGGGCGGTTCACCGGCGTCGCCGTGCCCGGCGGGCATCTCGGGATACTCAAGCCCGGACGGGAAGCCGAGTTCTGGTCCTGTGTCCGCCGTCCCGAACCCGCCCGGCAAGGAGCCTGGCGATGA
- a CDS encoding amino acid adenylation domain-containing protein: MSGPAPSTVNGTRRRLPRVGWCDLFEHQARRTPDGICLVADEVAWTFHELDRWGDRLARVLRDTGAAPGTVVACAMTRSVRAVLAVLATAKAGAVHLPIDPSLPAARVGAILADARPSVVLTDAASLADRADLLLSGEDWQGELAGRDERRLPRTGDGAAYVIYTSGSTGRPKGVVVGHRSLVNLHGELTARFFPAGRGPQRVAHGLPLVFDASWNPLLWMVGGHELHLVPDPVRADPESYVDFVREHRLSVVEAVPAQMSALLQAGLLEDRNRPRTLLMGGEAIGQELWSHLRGAVGVTAVNLYGPTECTVFTTACRLSDRATPSIGRPIGNTAVQVVDDELRPVPVGEPGELLIGGSCLALGYFGRPELTADRFVTTGERRYRTGDRGRLAPDGRLEWLGRLDDQVKIRGHRVEPGEVEQALLSLPGVRQAVVRAEGAEPRLVAYVVLGTGTVPLVWERLRATLPPYLLPSSVIPLETMPLGPNGKIDRAALTPPVPAVRVSVLTPTQELVATAFRVQLEIPAVDADSDFFALGGHSLSAAALAVRLRALGVPCSLRDVLARRTVARLAELVPTTPKGATPSWTTTT, encoded by the coding sequence ATGAGCGGCCCGGCACCGTCCACGGTGAACGGCACTCGACGGCGGCTTCCGCGGGTCGGCTGGTGCGACCTGTTCGAGCACCAGGCCCGGCGGACTCCGGACGGCATCTGCCTGGTCGCCGACGAGGTCGCCTGGACCTTCCACGAACTCGACCGCTGGGGTGACCGGCTCGCCCGCGTCCTCCGGGACACGGGCGCCGCACCGGGAACGGTGGTGGCCTGCGCGATGACGAGGTCCGTGCGGGCGGTGCTGGCCGTACTCGCCACGGCGAAGGCGGGAGCGGTGCATCTGCCGATCGATCCGTCCCTGCCCGCCGCACGCGTCGGCGCGATCCTCGCCGACGCCCGCCCTTCCGTGGTGCTGACCGATGCCGCGAGCCTCGCGGATCGGGCGGATCTGCTGCTGTCCGGCGAGGACTGGCAGGGCGAACTCGCCGGGCGGGACGAGCGGCGGCTGCCGCGGACCGGCGACGGCGCGGCGTACGTCATCTACACCTCTGGTTCGACGGGACGGCCCAAAGGAGTGGTGGTCGGCCATCGCAGCCTGGTCAACCTGCACGGCGAACTGACGGCCCGGTTCTTCCCGGCCGGTCGCGGCCCTCAGCGGGTGGCGCACGGATTGCCGCTGGTCTTCGACGCGTCGTGGAATCCGCTGTTGTGGATGGTGGGCGGGCACGAGCTGCATCTGGTCCCCGATCCGGTACGCGCGGATCCGGAGTCCTATGTGGACTTCGTGCGGGAGCACCGGTTGTCGGTCGTGGAGGCGGTGCCCGCGCAGATGTCTGCGCTGCTTCAGGCCGGGCTGCTCGAAGACCGCAACCGCCCGCGGACGCTGCTGATGGGCGGCGAGGCCATCGGCCAGGAACTGTGGTCGCACCTGCGTGGAGCAGTGGGCGTCACCGCGGTGAACCTCTACGGCCCGACCGAGTGCACGGTGTTCACCACGGCGTGCCGGCTGAGCGACCGCGCGACGCCGTCGATCGGGCGGCCCATCGGCAACACCGCCGTCCAGGTCGTCGACGACGAGCTGCGGCCGGTGCCGGTCGGGGAACCCGGCGAACTCCTGATCGGCGGCTCCTGCCTCGCGCTGGGCTACTTCGGGCGGCCGGAACTGACCGCGGACCGGTTCGTCACCACGGGCGAGCGCCGGTACCGGACGGGCGACCGAGGCCGCCTCGCGCCCGACGGCCGGCTGGAATGGCTGGGCAGGCTGGACGATCAGGTCAAGATCCGGGGTCATCGGGTCGAGCCGGGTGAGGTGGAGCAGGCGCTGCTTTCGCTGCCAGGGGTCCGGCAGGCCGTCGTCCGGGCCGAAGGCGCCGAGCCCCGGTTGGTCGCCTACGTCGTGCTCGGCACCGGCACCGTCCCTCTCGTATGGGAACGGCTGCGAGCGACGCTGCCGCCGTATCTGTTGCCCTCCAGTGTGATCCCGCTCGAGACGATGCCGCTCGGGCCGAACGGGAAGATCGACCGGGCGGCCCTCACCCCACCCGTTCCGGCGGTGCGGGTGAGCGTGCTGACCCCCACGCAGGAACTCGTCGCGACCGCCTTCCGGGTCCAGCTGGAGATTCCGGCGGTCGACGCGGACAGCGATTTCTTCGCCCTCGGCGGGCACAGCCTGTCCGCCGCGGCGCTCGCCGTCCGGCTGAGGGCGCTGGGCGTGCCGTGTTCGCTGCGGGACGTCCTGGCGCGCCGCACGGTCGCGCGGCTCGCCGAACTCGTACCCACCACACCGAAAGGAGCGACGCCGTCATGGACGACTACGACGTGA
- a CDS encoding tryptophan 7-halogenase, which yields MDDYDVIVVGGGPGGSTAAGLTAAEGHRVLLLDKDVFPRYQIGESLLPATIHGICAMLGVRDDIERAGFVRKHGGTFKWGTRPEPWTFSFAASDRMAGPTSYAYQVERARFDTLLLDGARRLGAEVRQEHRALGTIRTGDRIGGVRYLDDTGRERRATARFVVDASGHGSRLHHDVGGTREYSPHFRNLALFGYFEGGGRMPAPGSGNILCVSFTDGWFWYIPLSDTLTSVGAVVKHSSANRVQGDPAAAYTSLIGECPLIGELLRNARRATEPPYDRLRVRKDYSYDRTALWAPGMVLVGDAACFIDPVFSSGVHLATYSALLAARSINSVLAGFADEKRCFAEFEARYRREFGLFRDFLVTFYELDTDEDAYFAHARQLTDHHGSDGEAFADLVGGVSSKDFSRAMFGDVLAEGVQLQLRGLLGEAAGDEPPMFPGGLVPTADGRRWRVPDA from the coding sequence ATGGACGACTACGACGTGATCGTGGTGGGCGGCGGTCCGGGCGGCTCGACCGCCGCCGGGCTCACCGCCGCGGAAGGCCACCGGGTACTGCTGCTCGACAAGGACGTCTTCCCTCGCTACCAGATCGGGGAATCCCTGCTGCCGGCCACGATCCACGGGATCTGCGCGATGCTCGGCGTACGCGACGACATCGAGCGGGCCGGATTCGTCCGCAAACACGGCGGGACCTTCAAATGGGGTACCAGGCCCGAGCCGTGGACGTTCTCCTTCGCCGCGTCCGACCGCATGGCCGGGCCCACGTCCTACGCGTATCAGGTCGAGCGCGCCCGGTTCGACACGCTCCTGCTCGACGGCGCCCGCCGGCTCGGCGCCGAGGTCCGGCAGGAACATCGAGCGCTCGGCACGATCCGGACCGGCGACCGGATCGGCGGTGTCCGCTACCTCGACGACACGGGACGGGAACGGCGGGCGACGGCCCGGTTCGTCGTGGACGCCTCCGGTCACGGCAGCAGGCTCCACCACGATGTCGGCGGCACCCGCGAGTATTCGCCGCATTTCCGCAACCTGGCGCTGTTCGGCTATTTCGAGGGCGGCGGCCGGATGCCCGCGCCCGGCTCCGGGAACATCCTGTGCGTCTCGTTCACCGACGGCTGGTTCTGGTACATCCCGCTTTCGGACACCCTGACCAGTGTCGGTGCCGTCGTCAAACACAGTTCGGCGAACAGGGTGCAGGGCGACCCCGCGGCGGCCTACACCTCGCTGATCGGGGAATGTCCGCTCATCGGCGAACTCCTCCGGAACGCCCGCCGCGCGACCGAACCACCGTACGACCGGCTCCGCGTCCGGAAGGACTATTCCTACGATCGGACCGCCCTGTGGGCCCCGGGGATGGTGCTGGTCGGGGACGCCGCCTGCTTCATCGACCCGGTGTTCTCCTCGGGAGTGCACCTGGCCACCTACAGCGCGCTGCTGGCCGCTCGATCCATCAACAGCGTCCTGGCCGGTTTCGCGGACGAGAAACGGTGCTTCGCGGAGTTCGAAGCCCGCTACCGCCGGGAGTTCGGCCTGTTCCGGGATTTCCTCGTCACCTTCTACGAACTGGACACCGACGAAGACGCCTACTTCGCGCACGCGCGACAGCTCACCGATCATCACGGGAGCGACGGCGAGGCTTTCGCGGATCTCGTCGGCGGAGTGTCCTCGAAGGACTTCTCCCGCGCGATGTTCGGCGACGTGCTCGCCGAAGGTGTGCAGCTGCAGTTACGCGGCCTGCTCGGTGAAGCCGCGGGCGACGAGCCGCCGATGTTCCCCGGCGGGCTCGTCCCCACCGCGGACGGCAGGCGGTGGCGGGTGCCCGATGCCTGA
- a CDS encoding cation:proton antiporter: MPDLPLLLAALAVLLPLARCFGWAFTRLGQPAVLGEISCGLVVGIALQTGSGLPGSVETALDAFAQLGLIVFLFGVGARLAPSITPARITAAFVPALGAIVVPVALGALLALLLATRHAPAGVTPFVLFAAAAMAVTAFPVLARILAERRMLDDPDGRCALTAAALTDAAAWAALAFVAASVHNGATVWSMPALIPFLLGLTVLARPWFGRALDRLSAPAAASTMVVLACAGAAVTGAIGLHAAIGAFLIGAAAGRPASRHDAAAVTAPVVSLLVPLYFVLIGRKVDLGDLDAVLVTETLAIIAVAVLAKGGGAYLGARLAGQEPRRAAVFATLMNTRGVTELVFLGVGLGLGVIDSAFYTAMVAMALVTTAMTGPLLNHLERNKVTRDA, from the coding sequence ATGCCTGACCTCCCGCTCCTGCTGGCCGCGCTCGCCGTGCTGCTGCCGCTGGCACGCTGCTTCGGCTGGGCCTTCACCCGGCTCGGGCAACCGGCCGTCCTCGGGGAGATCAGCTGCGGGCTCGTCGTCGGCATCGCCCTGCAAACCGGCTCCGGCCTTCCCGGCAGCGTCGAAACGGCGCTGGACGCCTTCGCCCAGCTCGGCCTGATCGTGTTCCTGTTCGGGGTCGGCGCCCGCCTCGCCCCCTCGATCACCCCCGCGCGGATCACGGCGGCGTTCGTGCCCGCGCTCGGCGCGATCGTCGTCCCGGTCGCCCTCGGCGCGCTGCTGGCACTCCTGCTCGCCACCCGCCACGCCCCCGCCGGTGTGACCCCGTTCGTCCTGTTCGCCGCCGCGGCGATGGCGGTGACCGCCTTTCCCGTGCTGGCGAGGATCCTGGCCGAACGACGCATGCTGGACGACCCGGACGGCCGCTGCGCGCTCACCGCGGCCGCGCTCACCGACGCCGCGGCGTGGGCGGCGCTCGCCTTCGTCGCCGCGTCCGTCCACAATGGAGCCACGGTCTGGTCGATGCCGGCCCTGATCCCGTTCCTGCTCGGCCTGACCGTCCTCGCCCGCCCGTGGTTCGGCCGGGCACTGGATCGGCTGTCCGCCCCGGCCGCGGCGTCGACCATGGTCGTCCTCGCCTGCGCGGGGGCGGCGGTGACCGGCGCGATCGGCTTGCACGCCGCGATCGGCGCCTTCCTCATCGGGGCCGCAGCCGGCCGCCCCGCGTCCCGCCACGACGCCGCCGCGGTGACCGCGCCCGTCGTGTCCCTGCTGGTCCCGCTGTACTTCGTCCTCATCGGACGGAAGGTCGACCTCGGTGACCTCGACGCCGTCCTGGTGACCGAAACCCTCGCGATCATCGCGGTCGCCGTCCTCGCCAAGGGCGGCGGCGCGTACCTCGGTGCCCGCCTCGCCGGGCAGGAACCCCGCCGCGCCGCGGTGTTCGCGACCCTGATGAACACCCGCGGTGTCACCGAACTCGTCTTCCTCGGCGTCGGGCTCGGCCTCGGCGTCATCGACAGCGCCTTCTACACCGCGATGGTCGCCATGGCCCTCGTCACGACCGCCATGACCGGCCCACTCCTCAACCACCTCGAACGGAACAAGGTGACCCGAGATGCCTGA
- a CDS encoding tryptophanase encodes MPDHPAEPWRIKMVEPIRATTREHRERALRAAGWNPCLLRSEDVYIDLFTDSGTNAMSDRQWAALMRGDEAYAGARSFYLFEQAVRTHYGYEHVIPVHQGRGGENILSRCLIRPGTHVPGNMYFPSTRAHQELNGATFHDVIIDEAHDPAGEHPFKGDVDLGKLQAVIAEHGADIPYVSLAATVNMAGGQPISVANLTAACDLAHAHGIPVFLDTARAVENAWFVKQREPGWEHHSIAEILLALCAPTDGAVMSAKKDCLANIGGWIALRDPDLAEQARGLVLLYEGLHTYGGMAGRDMEAIAQGITESVDEDHIRARVAQIEYLGHRLHTAGVPIVRPLGGHCVCVDATAVLGHLPRTELPGQTLAAAVYLEGGVRGVERGTVSAGRDPATGENRYPSLEFLRLAIPRRVYTQSHIDHVADTLIRVHKDRHHITHGLTFTHEPPHLRFFQARFAPTAGTSIRTT; translated from the coding sequence ATGCCTGACCACCCGGCCGAACCCTGGCGGATCAAAATGGTCGAACCGATCCGCGCCACCACCCGCGAACACCGTGAACGGGCGCTCCGGGCCGCGGGCTGGAATCCCTGCCTGCTCCGCTCCGAAGACGTCTACATCGACCTCTTCACCGACTCCGGCACCAACGCCATGTCCGACCGGCAGTGGGCGGCCCTCATGCGCGGCGACGAAGCCTACGCCGGCGCTCGCAGCTTCTACCTCTTCGAACAAGCCGTCCGCACCCACTACGGCTACGAACACGTCATCCCCGTCCACCAAGGGCGCGGCGGCGAGAACATCCTCTCCCGGTGCCTCATCCGCCCGGGTACCCATGTCCCCGGCAACATGTACTTCCCCAGCACCCGCGCCCACCAGGAGCTCAACGGCGCCACCTTCCACGACGTCATCATCGACGAAGCACACGACCCCGCGGGCGAACATCCGTTCAAGGGCGACGTCGACCTCGGCAAGCTGCAGGCGGTCATCGCCGAACACGGCGCCGACATCCCTTACGTCTCACTCGCCGCGACCGTGAACATGGCGGGTGGCCAGCCCATCAGCGTCGCCAACCTCACCGCCGCCTGCGACCTCGCCCACGCCCACGGCATCCCGGTCTTCCTCGACACCGCCCGCGCGGTGGAAAACGCCTGGTTCGTCAAACAACGCGAGCCCGGCTGGGAGCACCACTCGATCGCGGAGATCCTGCTCGCCCTCTGCGCCCCCACCGACGGCGCCGTCATGTCGGCCAAAAAGGACTGTCTCGCCAACATCGGCGGCTGGATCGCCCTGCGCGACCCCGATCTCGCCGAACAAGCACGCGGGCTCGTCCTGCTCTACGAAGGACTCCACACCTACGGCGGCATGGCGGGCCGCGACATGGAAGCCATCGCCCAGGGCATCACCGAATCCGTCGACGAGGACCACATCCGCGCGCGCGTCGCCCAGATCGAATACCTCGGCCACCGGCTCCACACCGCGGGCGTCCCGATCGTCCGCCCCCTCGGCGGCCACTGTGTCTGCGTCGACGCCACCGCCGTCCTCGGCCATCTCCCCCGCACCGAACTCCCCGGCCAGACCCTCGCCGCCGCCGTCTACCTCGAAGGCGGTGTCCGCGGCGTCGAACGCGGAACCGTCTCAGCCGGACGCGACCCGGCCACCGGCGAAAACCGCTACCCGTCGCTGGAGTTCCTCCGGCTCGCCATCCCCCGCCGCGTCTACACCCAAAGCCATATCGACCACGTCGCCGACACGCTCATCCGCGTCCACAAGGACCGGCACCACATCACCCACGGACTCACCTTCACCCACGAACCACCCCACCTCCGCTTCTTCCAAGCCCGCTTCGCCCCGACGGCCGGCACGAGTATCCGCACCACCTGA
- a CDS encoding TetR/AcrR family transcriptional regulator — MPYVEAAVRRQQFIAAARTALATHGVAKTSVRVVAAEAGAPLATMQYVFPSKEKLLRAVIESVVDDIAQVLADSAATDQGLANAIHQGLDAYWGRLVRNGRELQLLQYELTMYALRTAGHEDLARLQYERYATVVADWCRHAAERAGETAAVPFDHLARMIVAGVDGLTLQYVCDPDDTRAREGLESLTEMAKGLAGV, encoded by the coding sequence ATGCCGTACGTCGAGGCGGCGGTACGCCGGCAGCAGTTCATCGCGGCCGCACGCACCGCGCTGGCCACCCACGGCGTCGCCAAGACATCGGTGCGCGTCGTCGCCGCCGAGGCCGGGGCCCCGCTCGCCACCATGCAGTACGTCTTCCCGTCGAAGGAGAAGCTGCTCCGCGCGGTGATCGAGAGCGTCGTCGACGACATCGCCCAGGTCCTCGCCGACTCCGCGGCTACCGACCAGGGGCTGGCGAACGCGATCCATCAGGGACTCGACGCCTACTGGGGCAGACTCGTCCGGAACGGGCGCGAGCTGCAGTTGCTCCAGTACGAGCTCACCATGTACGCCCTGCGCACCGCGGGCCACGAAGATCTCGCCCGGCTCCAGTACGAGCGCTACGCCACCGTCGTGGCCGACTGGTGCCGGCACGCCGCCGAGCGCGCGGGCGAGACCGCCGCTGTTCCCTTCGACCACCTGGCGCGCATGATCGTCGCCGGCGTGGACGGCTTGACCCTGCAATACGTCTGCGACCCTGACGACACCCGTGCCCGGGAGGGGCTGGAGTCGTTGACGGAGATGGCGAAAGGTCTGGCGGGAGTGTGA
- a CDS encoding gamma carbonic anhydrase family protein: MSEIRQQAGGGPGEYRLMIGETRGIRIRHRGREPQVHPTAYVAPTATLVGDVRVGPRARVMYGAVLDAEGARIEVGEASVICENAVVRGSAVAGEQPVLVGDHVFVGPHATLLGCEVGRCSYVATAATVLQRARLGAGSVVAVGALVHARTVVPDEYFVPPHTVALDAPVRLMAPGDPGLAEAIGRVGFAQAAFGVDTEWTDRINRYEHIAEVRVAEFGTHADDEVLPSE, from the coding sequence ATGTCCGAAATCCGCCAGCAGGCCGGCGGCGGGCCAGGCGAATATCGGCTGATGATCGGTGAAACGCGGGGTATCCGCATCCGGCACCGCGGGCGGGAACCCCAGGTCCATCCGACCGCCTACGTCGCGCCGACGGCCACGCTGGTCGGTGATGTCCGGGTGGGGCCGAGGGCTCGGGTGATGTACGGGGCGGTGCTCGATGCCGAAGGGGCCCGGATCGAGGTCGGGGAGGCGTCGGTGATCTGCGAGAACGCCGTGGTGCGCGGGTCCGCGGTCGCCGGTGAACAGCCGGTGCTCGTCGGTGACCACGTTTTCGTGGGGCCGCACGCCACGCTGCTGGGCTGCGAGGTCGGCCGGTGCTCCTATGTGGCGACCGCGGCGACGGTCCTGCAGCGCGCACGGTTGGGGGCCGGCTCGGTCGTCGCCGTCGGCGCGCTCGTCCACGCGCGGACCGTGGTGCCGGACGAGTACTTCGTGCCGCCGCACACCGTGGCCCTCGACGCGCCGGTGCGGCTGATGGCCCCCGGCGATCCGGGGCTGGCCGAGGCCATCGGCCGGGTGGGTTTCGCGCAGGCCGCGTTCGGGGTCGACACCGAGTGGACCGACCGGATCAACCGGTACGAGCACATCGCGGAGGTACGGGTCGCCGAGTTCGGCACGCACGCCGACGACGAGGTCCTGCCCTCCGAGTAG